A single region of the Maniola jurtina chromosome 6, ilManJurt1.1, whole genome shotgun sequence genome encodes:
- the LOC123865870 gene encoding palmitoyltransferase Hip14 isoform X2, whose amino-acid sequence MCVRVCVCVCRREIIAFLLERGARVDARGGELQATPLQWAARQGHLEAAVLLLRAGADPALRDAEGCAALHLAAQFGHTAVVAYLVARGVPPDAPDAGGMTPLMWACWKVAAVDPARLLLTLGASPAPADRAHGNTALHWAILARNATAVSTLVLYGNASLDVPNLRGVTPLAMLQGHADALWLGAKVAERVKEHAALASKRNVFRRLAYDRKFRWWCVVSVPFLAFYLTGLVLEADAAYVLKALLLTALFALLHCLTNALLDDELKNIFPLSVYLATKLWFYITWAVFVAPVVGAAPTAAFLLCSLALWYTFLRSWRSDPGVIRASRQDKLRTIVELSERGGADGGGFEPARFCSACLLRRPLRSKHCSVCNRCVAKFDHHCPWVANCIGAGNHRYFVGFLGSLLLMCGWMLWGVWRALEARCAGAPATWPACCPWLAWVMLNAAFHLFWVAVLAGCQLYLVVCLGMTTNEQLNRARYRHFQARGGRSPFTRGPLNNLADFLGCGLCGLLAPRARDWAAAGLDDDAQHYV is encoded by the exons GTGTGTGCAGGCGGGAGATCATCGCGTTCCTGCTGGAGCGCGGCGCGCGCGTGGACGCGCGCGGCGGCGAGCTGCAGGCCACGCCGCTGCAGTGGGCGGCGCGCCAGGGCCACCTGGAGGCCGCCGTGCTGCTGCTGCGCGCGGGCGCCGACCCCGCGCTGCGCGACGCCGAGGGCTGCGCCGCGCTGCACCTGGCGGCGCAGTTCGGCCACACGGCCGTCGTGGCCTACCTGGTGGCGCGCGGCGTGCCGCCCGACGCGCCCGACGCGGGCGGCATGACGCCGCTCATGTGGGCGTGCTGGAAGGTCGCGGCCGTTGACCCCGCGCGCCTGCTGCTCACGCTGGGCGCgtcgccggcgcccgccgaccgCGCGCACGGCAACACGGCGCTGCACTGGGCCATCCTGGCGCGCAACGCCACGGCCGTGTCCACGCTGGTGCTGTACGGCAACGCCAGCCTCGACGTGCCCAACCTGCGCGGCGTCACGCCGCTGGCCATGCTGCAGGGCCATGCCGATGCGCTGTGGCTGGGCGCCAAGGTGGCCGAGCGCGTCAAGGAGCACGCCGCGCTCGCCTCCAAGAGGAACGTGTTCCGGAGGCTGGCCTACGACAGA AAGTTCCGCTGGTGGTGCGTGGTGAGCGTGCCGTTCCTCGCCTTCTACCTGACGGGGCTGGTGCTGGAGGCCGACGCCGCCTACGTGCTGAAGGCGCTGCTGCTGACGGCGCTGTTCGCGCTGCTGCACTGCCTCACCAACGCGCTGCTGGACGACGAGCTCAAGAACATCTTCCCGCTCAGCGTCTACCTGGCCACCAAGCTGTGGTTCTACATCACGTGGGCCGTGTTCGTGGCGCCCGTCGTGGGCGCCGCGCCCACGGCCGCCTTCCTGCTGTGCTCGCTGGCGCTGTGGTACACCTTCCTGCGCTCCTGGCGCTCCGACCCCGGCGTCATCCGCGCCTCGCGCCAGGACAAGCTGCGG ACCATCGTGGAGCTGTCGGAGCGCGGCGGCGCGGACGGCGGCGGCTTCGAGCCGGCGCGCTTCTGCTCCGCGTGCCTGCTGCGGCGCCCGCTGCGCTCCAAGCACTGCTCCGTGTGCAACCGCTGCGTGGCCAAGTTCGACCACCACTGCCCCTGGGTCGCCAACTGCATCG GCGCCGGCAACCACCGCTACTTCGTGGGCTTCCTGGGCAGCCTGCTGCTGATGTGCGGCTGGATGCTGTGGGGCGTGTGGCGCGCGCTGGAGGCGCGCTGCGCCGGCGCGCCCGCCACGTGGCCCGCGTGCTGCCCGTGGCTGGCGTGGGTGATGCTCAACGCCGCCTTCCACCTGTTCTGGGTGGCGGTGCTGGCCGGCTGCCAGCTTTACCTGGTGGTGTGCCTCGGCATGACCACCAACGAGCAGCTGAACCGCGCGCGCTACCGCCACTTCCAGGCGCGCGGCGGCCGCTCGCCCTTCACGCGCGGCCCGCTCAACAACCTGGCCGACTTCCTGGGCTGCGGGCTGTGCGGGCTGCTGGCGCCGCGCGCGCGCGACTGGGCGGCGGCCGGCCTGGACGACGACGCGCAGCACTACGTGTGA
- the LOC123865870 gene encoding palmitoyltransferase Hip14 isoform X1 has protein sequence MYEGSCGAAAAGQCGAAQREGEAPPREAPPAPPERDYSGFDIVKATQYGAFARVKELVEAGWDVNQPDHETVTLLHWAAINNRREIIAFLLERGARVDARGGELQATPLQWAARQGHLEAAVLLLRAGADPALRDAEGCAALHLAAQFGHTAVVAYLVARGVPPDAPDAGGMTPLMWACWKVAAVDPARLLLTLGASPAPADRAHGNTALHWAILARNATAVSTLVLYGNASLDVPNLRGVTPLAMLQGHADALWLGAKVAERVKEHAALASKRNVFRRLAYDRKFRWWCVVSVPFLAFYLTGLVLEADAAYVLKALLLTALFALLHCLTNALLDDELKNIFPLSVYLATKLWFYITWAVFVAPVVGAAPTAAFLLCSLALWYTFLRSWRSDPGVIRASRQDKLRTIVELSERGGADGGGFEPARFCSACLLRRPLRSKHCSVCNRCVAKFDHHCPWVANCIGAGNHRYFVGFLGSLLLMCGWMLWGVWRALEARCAGAPATWPACCPWLAWVMLNAAFHLFWVAVLAGCQLYLVVCLGMTTNEQLNRARYRHFQARGGRSPFTRGPLNNLADFLGCGLCGLLAPRARDWAAAGLDDDAQHYV, from the exons ATGTACGAGGGCTCGTGCGGCGCGGCGGCCGCGGGGCAGTGCGGCGCGGCGCAGCGCGAGGGCGAGGCGCCGCCGCGCGAGGCGCCGCCGGCGCCGCCGGAGCGCGACTACAGCGGCTTCGACATCGTCAAGGCGACGCAGTATGGCGCCTTCGCGCGCGTCAAGGAGCTGGTGGAGGCCGGCTGGGACGTCAACCAGCCCGACCACGAGACCGTCACGCTGCTGCACTGGGCGGCCATCAACAACAG GCGGGAGATCATCGCGTTCCTGCTGGAGCGCGGCGCGCGCGTGGACGCGCGCGGCGGCGAGCTGCAGGCCACGCCGCTGCAGTGGGCGGCGCGCCAGGGCCACCTGGAGGCCGCCGTGCTGCTGCTGCGCGCGGGCGCCGACCCCGCGCTGCGCGACGCCGAGGGCTGCGCCGCGCTGCACCTGGCGGCGCAGTTCGGCCACACGGCCGTCGTGGCCTACCTGGTGGCGCGCGGCGTGCCGCCCGACGCGCCCGACGCGGGCGGCATGACGCCGCTCATGTGGGCGTGCTGGAAGGTCGCGGCCGTTGACCCCGCGCGCCTGCTGCTCACGCTGGGCGCgtcgccggcgcccgccgaccgCGCGCACGGCAACACGGCGCTGCACTGGGCCATCCTGGCGCGCAACGCCACGGCCGTGTCCACGCTGGTGCTGTACGGCAACGCCAGCCTCGACGTGCCCAACCTGCGCGGCGTCACGCCGCTGGCCATGCTGCAGGGCCATGCCGATGCGCTGTGGCTGGGCGCCAAGGTGGCCGAGCGCGTCAAGGAGCACGCCGCGCTCGCCTCCAAGAGGAACGTGTTCCGGAGGCTGGCCTACGACAGA AAGTTCCGCTGGTGGTGCGTGGTGAGCGTGCCGTTCCTCGCCTTCTACCTGACGGGGCTGGTGCTGGAGGCCGACGCCGCCTACGTGCTGAAGGCGCTGCTGCTGACGGCGCTGTTCGCGCTGCTGCACTGCCTCACCAACGCGCTGCTGGACGACGAGCTCAAGAACATCTTCCCGCTCAGCGTCTACCTGGCCACCAAGCTGTGGTTCTACATCACGTGGGCCGTGTTCGTGGCGCCCGTCGTGGGCGCCGCGCCCACGGCCGCCTTCCTGCTGTGCTCGCTGGCGCTGTGGTACACCTTCCTGCGCTCCTGGCGCTCCGACCCCGGCGTCATCCGCGCCTCGCGCCAGGACAAGCTGCGG ACCATCGTGGAGCTGTCGGAGCGCGGCGGCGCGGACGGCGGCGGCTTCGAGCCGGCGCGCTTCTGCTCCGCGTGCCTGCTGCGGCGCCCGCTGCGCTCCAAGCACTGCTCCGTGTGCAACCGCTGCGTGGCCAAGTTCGACCACCACTGCCCCTGGGTCGCCAACTGCATCG GCGCCGGCAACCACCGCTACTTCGTGGGCTTCCTGGGCAGCCTGCTGCTGATGTGCGGCTGGATGCTGTGGGGCGTGTGGCGCGCGCTGGAGGCGCGCTGCGCCGGCGCGCCCGCCACGTGGCCCGCGTGCTGCCCGTGGCTGGCGTGGGTGATGCTCAACGCCGCCTTCCACCTGTTCTGGGTGGCGGTGCTGGCCGGCTGCCAGCTTTACCTGGTGGTGTGCCTCGGCATGACCACCAACGAGCAGCTGAACCGCGCGCGCTACCGCCACTTCCAGGCGCGCGGCGGCCGCTCGCCCTTCACGCGCGGCCCGCTCAACAACCTGGCCGACTTCCTGGGCTGCGGGCTGTGCGGGCTGCTGGCGCCGCGCGCGCGCGACTGGGCGGCGGCCGGCCTGGACGACGACGCGCAGCACTACGTGTGA